In Pogoniulus pusillus isolate bPogPus1 chromosome 41, bPogPus1.pri, whole genome shotgun sequence, a genomic segment contains:
- the ISYNA1 gene encoding inositol-3-phosphate synthase 1 has protein sequence MAEPFLVESPDVTYSKEFIEAQYTYSSVHVCKENGVTRVRPCSTRFTFRTARQVPRLGVMLVGWGGNNGTTVTAAVLANKLGLSWMTKTGRKKANYYGSLLQASTVCLGTGPTGDVYVPFRDLLPMVHPNDIIFDGWDISSLNLAEAMRRAEVLDWQLQEQLWPHMEKLKPRASIYIPEFIAANQEERADNVLRGSMAEQVEQIRRDIRDFKERSRVDKVIVLWTANTERFCDVVPGLNDTADNLLQAIERGLEVSPSTLFAVASILEGCAYINGSPQNTFVPGAVELATQRRVFICGDDFKSGQTKLKSVLVDFLVGAGLKTKSIVSYNHLGNNDGKNLSAPQQFRSKEISKSNVVDDTVQANPILYGPQDKPDHCVVIKYVPYVGDSKRALDEYTSEIMMGGTNTIVIHNTCEDSLLASPIILDLAILTELCQRITFCTEADPEFQSFHSVLSIVAFLCKAPLVPEGTPVVNALFRQRSCIENILRACLGLPPQSHMLLEHKMQRPTPSPKRSCPGGGTCPLSPKKTSMPTQLNGHPCPGTPRPGAPRTPLHVDGAD, from the exons ATGGCAGAGCCCTTCCTTGTGGAGAGCCCCGACGTGACCTACAGCAAGGAGTTCATCGAGGCGCAGTACACCTACAGCAGCGTCCACGTCTGCAAGGAGAACGGCGTCACCAGG GTGAGACCATGCTCGACCCGCTTCACCTTCCGGACAGCGCGGCAGGTCCCTCGCCTCGGCGTGATGCTGGTGGGCTGGGGGGGGAACAACGGCACCACGGTGACGGCGGCGGTGCTGGCCAATAAGCTGGGCTTGTCCTGGATGACCAAGACGGGGCGGAAG AAAGCCAACTACTACGGCTCCCTGCTCCAAGCCTCCACCGTCTGCCTGGGCACCGGCCCCACCGGTGATGTTTATGTGCCCTTCCGGGACCTGCTGCCCATGGTGCACCCCAACGACATCATCTTTGATG GCTGGGACATCTCTTCGCTGAACCTGGCGGAGGCCATGCGGCGGGCGGAGGTGCTggactggcagctgcaggagcagctctggccccACATGGAGAAGCTGAAGCCCAGAGCCTCCATCTACATCCCCGAGTTCATCGCCGCCAACCAGGAGGAGCGGGCGGACAACGTCCTGCGCGGGTCCATGGCTGAGCAG GTGGAGCAGATCCGCAGGGACATTCGGGACttcaaggagaggagcagggtggACAAAGTCATTGTCCTCTGGACAGCCAACACCGAACGCTTCTGCGACGTCGTGCCGGGGCTCAACGACACCGCTGACAACCTGCTGCAGGCCATCGAG CGAGGCCTGGAGGTGTCCCCGTCCACGCTGTTCGCCGTGGCCAGCATCCTGGAGGGCTGTGCCTACATCAATGGCTCCCCCCAGAACACCTTCGTGCCCGGGGCGGTGGAATTGGCCACCCAGCGCCGAGTCTTCATCTGCGGAGACGACTTCAAGTCTGGCCAGACCAAGCTCAAGTCAGTGCTGGTGGACTTCTTGGTGGGTGCTGGGCTCAAG ACCAAGTCCATCGTCAGCTACAACCACCTCGGGAACAACGATGGGAAGAACCTCTCAGCCCCGCAGCAGTTCCGCTCCAAGGAGATCTCCAAGAGCAATGTGGTGGATGACACAGTCCAGGCCAACCCCATCCTCTACGGCCCCCAGGACAAGCCTGACCACTGC GTGGTGATCAAGTACGTGCCCTACGTGGGGGACAGCAAGCGAGCGCTGGACGAGTACACCTCGGAGATCATGATGGGTGGCACCAACACCATCGTCATCCACAACACCTGCGAG GACTCGCTGCTGGCCAGCCCTATCATCCTGGACCTGGCCATCCTGACCGAGCTGTGCCAGCGCATCACCTTCTGCACCGAGGCCGACCCCGAGTTCCAGAGCTTCCACAGCGTCCTCTCCATCGTCGCCTTCCTCTGCAAGGCGCCGCTGGTGCCCGAGGGCACCCCCGTGGTCAATGCCCTCTTCCGCCAGCGCAGCTGCATTGAGAATATCCTGAG ggcctgcctggggctgccccCCCAGAGCCATATGCTGCTGGAGCACAAGATGCAGCGGCCGACGCCCAGCCCCAAGCGCTCCTGCCCGGGGGGGGGcacctgccccctcagccctaAGAAGACATCGATGCCCACTCAGCTCAACGGGCACCCCTGTCCTGGCACCCCCCGGCCTGGTGCCCCCCGCACTCCCCTCCACGTGGATGGAGCTGACTAA